CCTTCCCTGACAATAATCCGATGGCGTCATCGCCTGCGCCCGCTCCACTTCTGTGTCTCCGTCCTCACCTTCTCCGGTCTTTCATGCCGTGCCGGGATGAGGCAGGCCCAACCGCTGCCGATGAGGTCTTCCCGACCTGCCTGACGCAGCCCTTCCGCGACAAGCCCGCGGTTCTTCGGGTCCCTGTACTGGAGGAGCGCCCGCTGGATCTCCTTCTCCCGCCCTGCCGGGACATGGACCCGTTCCATCGTCATGGGGTCGATGCCGGTGGCGTACATGCAGGTCGAGCGGGTCATCGGCGTCGGGGTAAAGTCCTGCACCTGCTCGGTGTACAGGCGGTTGTCCCTGATGTACTCGGCGAGTTCAATGCTGTCCCGGATGGTGCAACCGGGATGGCCTGACATGAGGTACGGGAGGAGGTACTGTTCCTTTCCTGTTTTCCTGCTCGCCGCCGCAAAGCGCTCCCTGAAGCGGTCGAAGACTTCCCTGCCCGGTTTGTTCATGAGGTTGGTCACCTGTTCTGCAATGTGCTCGGGGGCGACCTTGAGGTGGCCGGAGACATGGTGTGCGGCGATCTCGTCGATGTACGCGGGGTCTGCGAGGGCGAGGTCGTACCTGATCCCTGACTGGATGTGCACCTGCCGCACCCCTGAAAGTGTCCGCAGTCGGCGCAAGAGGTCTATCTGGGCGGCATGCGAGGTCGCAAGGTTCGGGCAGTCCGGGCTGCACCGCCTGTCCGGGCAGGCGCCATGCTCCTCCCACTGTGAGCAGGAGAGGCCGTACATGTCAGCTGTCGGCCCGCCGACGTCCTGGATCACGCCTTTGAACTCGTGCATTGCTGCGAGGCGCCGCGCCTCGGCGAGGATCGAGGCAGGGCTCCGGCTCTGGATGATCCGGCCCTGGTGGTGGGTGAGGGCGCAGAAGGAGCAGGAGCCGAAGCAGCCGCGGTGTGTGGTGATGGAGAACTGCACCGGTTCGAGGGCAGGGACCGGTTCCCTGTACGACGGGTGCGCGGCCCGGGTGTACGGGAGTGCGTAGACATGGTCAAGTTCGGCGGTGGAGAGGGGGATGGCCGGCGGGTACTGGACGACCACGGTCTTCGGGTGGGGCTGGACGACCGTCCTGCCG
This portion of the Methanofollis sp. genome encodes:
- a CDS encoding YgiQ family radical SAM protein; this encodes MIPQPPFLPMTREEADALGIGEFDVILITGDAYVDHPSFGTAIIGRVLWDAGYKVGVIAQPDWKNPDDFLSLGRPRLFFSISSGNVDSMVNAFTPRKKRRSTDAYSPGGRPRRPDRAVIVYANMVRSLFPGTPIILGGIEASLRRFAHYDHWSDSVRQAILADAPADALVYGMGERQVVEIAGRLAAGKDLLGIRGTAATISVAEWRETDPAGMVVIPGYPEVRESPEAYARAFALHAREQDPIRGRTVVQPHPKTVVVQYPPAIPLSTAELDHVYALPYTRAAHPSYREPVPALEPVQFSITTHRGCFGSCSFCALTHHQGRIIQSRSPASILAEARRLAAMHEFKGVIQDVGGPTADMYGLSCSQWEEHGACPDRRCSPDCPNLATSHAAQIDLLRRLRTLSGVRQVHIQSGIRYDLALADPAYIDEIAAHHVSGHLKVAPEHIAEQVTNLMNKPGREVFDRFRERFAAASRKTGKEQYLLPYLMSGHPGCTIRDSIELAEYIRDNRLYTEQVQDFTPTPMTRSTCMYATGIDPMTMERVHVPAGREKEIQRALLQYRDPKNRGLVAEGLRQAGREDLIGSGWACLIPARHERPEKVRTETQKWSGRRR